One Paraburkholderia dioscoreae DNA segment encodes these proteins:
- a CDS encoding complex I NDUFA9 subunit family protein: MRHKAIAIIGGSGFIGSHLVNALVEAGKDVRIATRRRYNARHLTLLPIDVIEADVFDPVQLARFVEGADCVINLVATLHGKRGTPYGPEFARMHVELPTRIVAACEGKGVHRLLHVGALGADPNGPSMYTRSKGDGEKAVHAANLAWTIFRPSVVFGPEDQFLNKFAFLQRMFPVIPLAMPDAKFQPVYVGDVAKAIVNVLDLDAAGGRTYELGGPTVYTLEDLVKYCGDVIGKHARIIRLPEAFARLQALTFEMAPGEPVISRDNLDSMKVDNVLSGPLAPELGIEPASIETIAPIYLTGASTRSRFDTFRASAGR; encoded by the coding sequence ATGCGACACAAAGCTATTGCGATCATCGGCGGTTCCGGGTTTATCGGCAGCCATCTCGTCAACGCGCTCGTCGAAGCGGGCAAAGACGTGCGCATCGCCACCCGGCGACGCTACAACGCACGCCATCTCACCCTCCTGCCCATCGACGTGATCGAAGCGGACGTGTTCGATCCGGTTCAACTCGCGCGTTTTGTCGAGGGCGCTGATTGCGTGATCAATCTCGTGGCCACGCTGCACGGCAAACGCGGCACGCCGTATGGTCCGGAGTTCGCGCGAATGCACGTGGAGTTGCCCACCAGAATCGTGGCCGCGTGCGAAGGCAAGGGCGTGCACCGGCTGCTGCATGTCGGCGCGTTGGGCGCCGACCCGAACGGCCCGAGCATGTACACGCGCTCGAAGGGCGACGGCGAGAAGGCCGTGCACGCGGCCAATCTCGCATGGACGATTTTCCGGCCGTCGGTGGTGTTCGGACCTGAAGATCAATTCCTCAACAAGTTCGCCTTCCTGCAGCGGATGTTTCCGGTGATTCCGCTCGCCATGCCGGATGCGAAATTCCAGCCGGTGTACGTGGGCGATGTGGCCAAGGCGATCGTCAACGTGCTCGATCTCGATGCAGCCGGCGGCCGCACCTACGAACTGGGCGGTCCGACGGTCTATACGCTCGAAGATCTCGTCAAGTATTGCGGCGACGTGATCGGCAAGCATGCGCGCATCATCCGTTTGCCGGAGGCGTTCGCACGCCTGCAGGCGTTGACTTTCGAAATGGCGCCCGGCGAGCCGGTGATCTCGCGCGACAATCTCGATTCGATGAAAGTCGACAACGTGCTGAGCGGACCGCTTGCGCCTGAACTCGGCATCGAGCCGGCCAGCATCGAAACGATCGCGCCGATCTATCTGACCGGCGCGTCGACACGTTCGCGTTTCGACACGTTTCGCGCGAGCGCGGGGCGCTGA